One part of the Flavobacteriales bacterium genome encodes these proteins:
- a CDS encoding alpha/beta hydrolase fold domain-containing protein, with protein MIAQESPYCVPERFGNQYIYAEEDVVVQSDIEYGLSQTVDGIWEPQLMDIYTVDPVLDSLDKRPLVIVLHGGGFKTGDKTDYLVVESMLALARSGYTAATFNYRLGYDEPSGPCSADPDDIRRAAYRALQDCHAAMRFLFHHQDTYEIDTSFVFAGGVSAGGTLASLLHYGTPEYFNEFFPSLPLELGPLNTTGNDLDDEFHIDGLIMAWGSFPPFLDITSDNVIPIVTYHGANDSVVPIGNGTFNNCPDYPLTVGPDVYIPDVDAAGGACYDYNRSPDGEHNISMYGEFYIKNRTMCFMKSIMCNSCESSQQEEGDPTCPELGVGLSENDQENTRLRVVPNPIEGRTVCLEGQGITGPLTVEIYDSNGRSTDSPARIDLSSGNHCLEIEGLRSGIYHLKVISTDGDVQTLDFLIR; from the coding sequence ATGATTGCTCAGGAGAGTCCATACTGCGTACCAGAACGATTTGGTAATCAGTACATCTATGCTGAAGAAGATGTCGTGGTGCAATCCGATATAGAATATGGTCTCTCCCAGACCGTGGATGGAATATGGGAGCCCCAACTCATGGATATATACACGGTGGACCCCGTTCTGGACAGCTTGGATAAGCGCCCATTGGTCATCGTATTGCACGGTGGTGGATTCAAGACTGGGGATAAGACTGATTATCTGGTCGTGGAGTCCATGCTCGCCCTTGCGCGCAGCGGATACACGGCCGCTACTTTCAATTACCGGCTAGGATACGATGAACCGTCCGGTCCATGCTCTGCCGACCCGGATGACATACGTAGAGCGGCCTATCGTGCTCTTCAGGACTGTCATGCAGCCATGCGCTTCCTCTTCCATCATCAGGACACATATGAGATAGATACTTCATTTGTCTTTGCCGGTGGTGTGAGCGCAGGTGGCACGCTTGCCTCATTGCTCCATTACGGCACGCCAGAGTATTTCAATGAATTCTTCCCTTCCCTACCCTTGGAACTAGGGCCTTTGAATACCACTGGAAACGATCTGGATGATGAATTCCATATCGATGGGTTGATCATGGCCTGGGGTTCTTTCCCTCCGTTCTTGGATATCACATCGGATAATGTCATACCCATTGTCACCTATCATGGAGCCAACGATAGTGTGGTACCTATTGGCAACGGCACATTCAACAACTGTCCGGATTATCCACTCACTGTAGGACCTGATGTCTATATCCCTGACGTAGACGCAGCCGGAGGAGCCTGCTACGACTATAACCGTAGCCCAGATGGCGAGCACAACATCAGCATGTACGGTGAGTTCTACATCAAGAATCGCACGATGTGTTTCATGAAGTCCATCATGTGTAACAGTTGTGAGAGCAGCCAACAAGAAGAAGGAGATCCCACTTGCCCTGAATTGGGTGTAGGACTCAGTGAGAATGATCAGGAGAACACGAGACTGAGGGTGGTCCCGAATCCTATCGAAGGACGTACGGTCTGTTTGGAAGGACAAGGAATCACTGGTCCACTAACGGTAGAGATATACGACTCCAATGGAAGAAGTACCGACTCCCCTGCCCGTATCGACCTGAGTTCAGGAAATCATTGCCTGGAGATAGAAGGCCTGCGAAGCGGCATCTATCACTTGAAGGTCATATCTACGGACGGTGATGTACAGACCTTGGATTTCCTTATCCGGTAA